The genomic region TGGAGCTATCATCCTAATCATCGGAGTTTTTTTATTTATTTTTATGATTGGATTAAAGAGAGGAAAGTATCTTAAAAATCGGGATCCGGCTATCGATGGTATAATTGAGATAAAAGGATTTGTTGGTGGAATTTTGCTTATATTGGCTGGAGCCTTTTTGATTTACAATGAAATAGCCTCATATTTTGGATGGACAGTATTGTTTATGGATAAATAATAGATAGAAAATTTTGGCGTCATCTCTCTCCAAAGCCTACCCACAACCCCTCACTGGGGTTTGTGTAGGGGGTCAGAGTTCCTGTAGCGGCTGTCGGTAATGATATGAATTTCGCAGGTTGGATTGTAGAAGCTTTTATAACCTCAAATTTAAGTCAAGGAGGGAGTTCGTTCGGTGATTTCATGGACGATCAAGGTTTATACATTCTTCTGAAAAAGATCTCTAGGATTGACATCAGTTTGTTATGGAATATTGAGATAAAATGCTAGTTTGAAAATTATACTTTTTGAAAAAGGAGTTAATAATTAGATTAATAAGTAAATAAACGTGTATTTATAACTTACAAAAATCCAGTCTATTTTTTAGGCTGGATTTTTTTGTTTTTAGAGGCGTTTTTTGATAAAATCGAGGAAACACAGTAATTTTAGTGAGAGAAATAGACGTGCTAAAACTATTTTATTATTTGTCTTGTTTCTTTTTGCTTCTATTTCTCCATATTATAAAGCCTGTTACAGGTAAAGAGGCACCAAAAAGACCTACGCAAACGGCCAAGATTTGTGTTGGTAAACCACCCACCGTACCCATATGAATATCTAAACTTCCTTCTAAAATATCTTGATTTTTTTCAAATTCGGCTACTAAGGGAGTATCCAGTTGTCTTCCTGTATAGCGGTTCAAAATTTGGTTATCGCCATAAAGATGAAGAAATCTATCATCGGTATCCAGTAAAATAAACTGCGAGTTAATAGCGTTGGGCTGTATGGCCATAAGGGTAAGCTTATAGTTTTCGGGATACGATTTTTCAAACTCCTCGAATATAAATTGTAAACTTTTATAGCTTTTGTTGCTTGGTTGAGAATCGGCCATTGGTGGGTTTTTACCTACGAGTTCCGGGGAACCCCCAAAGGCGGCCACTACAGGTTTTTCCACCCATTCGAAAGACATTACAAGACCAGTAATTAAACTTATTAAAATCAACCAACATGCGTAAAAACCATAAACACGATGAAAATCGTGATTCATTCTTTTTTTGGAAGCCGGATATTTTGGTTTAAAGGCGGTACGCGCTTGGTTTTTACTTCTTGGCCACCATAAGATGAGGCCAAGAATTAATTCAATAAAAAAAATAAGTGAGGCAACCCTAATAATCCAAAGTCCGAAATTACCCAATAGAAGTTGGGAATGAAAGTGAGCCACTAAAAAGAAGAAATTTGCAGAGGTAACATCTTCCCCAATTATTTTACCGGTATAAGGATTGATAAAGGTTATTTTTAAGGTGGGCATATCGCTTCCCTCCTTAGGGATACCGCTTACTACATCGAAGGAGCGTTGCGGGTTGTTGTAGGTGTTTATCCAGAAATATTGTTCGGTGGGGTATTTAGCTTTAAAAGTATTTACTAGGGAGTCTACAGGCATTCTATTTCCTTCCGGTTTTACCGTTAAATGCTCTTTATTATAGGAATGCATGATTTCTTCAGCAAAAACAAACATGGCACCAGAAAGGCACAATAAACATACAATAAGCCCAGATGACAAACCTATCCAAAGATGTATTTTTCTAATAGTTTTTTTATAGGACATGAAAATGTGTTTCTAAAAAATAAAATTGTATTCAAGAGATCCCGTAAACAAGGGAAAAGCGGAATCACATTTCTTTGATTCCGCTTCCCTAATTATTAAAGCTTAAAAAGCGATTGTACCACTCCGCTATTTAAGTATAAGCGCTCGGTTACTTTATCGCCATCGTAACTGTAATATCCAGAGCCTTCACTATTGCTATATGGAATCCAAATTAGGTTGTCTTCTACAAAAGGCGCGTTAATAGATGCAAAATCGTTAATAGGGGCTCCTTCAATTTTAGTGGCAACCTTGGTATCTATATCAATTTTGTGCAATACCATATTTTCTTCTACAAAATTGCTGTAATTCGGCGTAAAAGGCGTCGCTTTTATATACGTTATTAAGTCGTTGCCAATGCGAGAGGCACCACCCAAGAACCATTTAATTCCAGGTTCACTCACATAATCGTCGATAGCGATCTCGAAAGAGGTATCAAATTCATCTTCTCCCTTATTAATCCTTAAAATCTTTCCATTCCTATCGGCATTCAGCATATTCCCCATGGTATTTATGTAGAGGTCGCCTTCAGCATCGATTTGATAATCGTTAAGGTTGTCTGTGTAATAAGATATTTCTTGAGCTCCCTCGTAGGTAACTGTTTTTAAATATTCTTCGCTATCTATATCGATTACGGCCACAAAAACAGCGTCGTAAGCGCTAGAACCTAGTCCGTTCTCATCTTTATCATACTGAATATCGGCATAAAGCTTACCGTCCTTATTAATAAGCATACGCTGACCTATTTTTTCCAAAACGATGTTCTCATTTTCATCTTTTTTAGAAACCATGCTTAAATCTATTTCTCCGATACGCGTCATTGTAGAAGGATCAAACTTTTGAAGCTTTAGGTTTCCTCTTCCGCCGTCGAAATAATAACCTAGATTGTCATCGATTATTAAATAGTTGGTACTGTAATCTTCCCCGCTACTTACAATAAATCCGTCTGAAACCAATTTGCCTTCTTCGC from Galbibacter sp. BG1 harbors:
- a CDS encoding PepSY-associated TM helix domain-containing protein, translated to MSYKKTIRKIHLWIGLSSGLIVCLLCLSGAMFVFAEEIMHSYNKEHLTVKPEGNRMPVDSLVNTFKAKYPTEQYFWINTYNNPQRSFDVVSGIPKEGSDMPTLKITFINPYTGKIIGEDVTSANFFFLVAHFHSQLLLGNFGLWIIRVASLIFFIELILGLILWWPRSKNQARTAFKPKYPASKKRMNHDFHRVYGFYACWLILISLITGLVMSFEWVEKPVVAAFGGSPELVGKNPPMADSQPSNKSYKSLQFIFEEFEKSYPENYKLTLMAIQPNAINSQFILLDTDDRFLHLYGDNQILNRYTGRQLDTPLVAEFEKNQDILEGSLDIHMGTVGGLPTQILAVCVGLFGASLPVTGFIIWRNRSKKKQDK